GTGAGGTAACCTACGATACCTTGAAGCAGGTTGGGCCCGATGTTGCTGTCATAGCTACGGGTGCTAGGCCCGTCAAGCCCTTCACGCCCGGTATTGATAATCCCTGGTGTCACGTGGCAATGGACGTTTTGGATGAGAAGGTTAGAATGGATGGGTCCATCCTCATACTCGGGGGTGGGCTGATAGGGGCTGAGACAGCTGTCTTCCTCAGGGAGAAAGGCACCGAGCAGATTACCATCATCGAGCCGACTGACAAGGTCGTCGGCGGTCTAGGGCTGCGAGAAGGTTGGCACCTCAGGCATCTGCTCGAGGAGGACGACAAGATAGTAATCAAGTGTAATACCACTGTCGAACGAGTGGATGAATCAGGGATTCTCCTGCAAAACCGGGGTTCCTACGAGAGAGTCAAGGCCGATTACCTGGTGATAGCCGTAGGGATGGCACCGGAAAACGGAATCTGGGAAGAAGTCTGGTGTCAAGGACAACCACCCTTTGAGGTACATGCGGTTGGCGATTGTGTGCTGCCGCGTCGGATGAAGGAAGCGATCCACGAAGGGGCCGCCGTAGCCTTAAGTCTGTGACCCCTTTCTTCGACGAGAAGCGGACTAGGTGTCAAGGAGGGGTGAAGGTGCCCGAGCGAAACAGTGAGGTCATCCTGGAGCTCAGGAACATCACGAAGGTGTTTCCGGGAGTCAAAGCCCTTGACAACGTGGATTTCGACTTGAGGAAGGGAGAGGTTCACGTACTTGTGGGTGAAAACGGGGCTGGCAAGTCTACCTTAATGAAGGTGTTGTCAGGCGTGCACCAACCGGACGGCGGTGAAATCCGACTTAGGGGCAAACAGGTAGAGATCTCCAGCCCCAGGGGCGCCCAAGACCTTGGGATATCCATGATATACCAGGAGTTCAATCTAGTGCCCTTCCTTTCTGTAGCCAGCAACATATACCTTGGGAGGGAACCCACTCGCCTCGGCCTTATCGACCACCGGACGATGCACAAGCGAACCACTGAGCTGCTGGAATCGGTGGGTATGGACATCAAAAGTCAAACGCTCATAAAGGACCTAGGGATTGCAAAACAGCAGTTGGTGGAGGTAGCAAAGGCCCTCTCCTTGGACTGCGACATCCTCATAATGGATGAGCCCACCGCAGCCCTTGGGGCAAAAGCCATTGAACAGCTCTTTGAGATAATTCGTCGCCTGAAGGATAAGGGAATAAGTGTCATCTACATATCCCACAGACTCGAGGAACTCGCGCAAATCGGTGACCGGGTCACGGTGATCAGGGATGGCAAACGTGTTGGTTGCTCACCTATGTCAGACGTTAAGACGGAAGACATCATCTGCATGATGGTCGGGGACAAGATATGCCAGATGTTCCCCAGGGACATAGTTCCTAAGGGAGAGCAAGCTCTCAATCTTGTCAACATCTCTCGCAAGGATGTTCTTCACGACGTCAGTCTTGAGATTCACTGCGGCGAAATCGTAGGCCTCGGGGGCGTTATGGGGTCGGGCAGGACTGAACTGGCAGAAGTCGTTTTTGGTGAGGCGCCCTTTGACGGCGGAGAGATGTACCTTTTCGGGCAACGAGTGAGGCGCATGTCCCCGGTGCTGGCTGTAAGCAGGGGTCTAGGTTTCCTCCCAGAGGACAGAAAGCAGAAGGGGTTGGCACTAGACCTCAGAGTCAGGGAGAACGTACTCATGTCCAGCCTGAATAAGGTATTCCCCAATAGGATCATCAATTCGAAGATTGAGAAAGATCTAGTTAAGCGATTTGTAGACGACCTCAACATCGCCACACCATCCATAAACCGATTTGTGAAGTACCTTAGCGGCGGGAATCAGCAGAAAGTTGTTATAGCCAAGTGGCTCTGCACCAGGTCGAGGTTTTTTATCTTTGATGAACCTACCCGAGGCATAGATGTTGGAGCCAAGGTCGAGGTACACAAGCTTATGAACGAGTTGGTCAAGAATGGCGCGGCGGTACTCATGATCTCCTCCGAGTTGCCGGAACTCGTCAACATGAGCGATCGTATTTACATCATGTACAGGGGGACTATCGTGAAGGAACTTGGGCGGGATGAGACCACCAAGGAGGAGGTACTTCGCTATGAGACTACCGGCGGCAAAGACCGGGCCATCGCCCAAGGGTGAGCGACTACAGCACTACCTCCGGGGCATTCCGCCAGCCTTCTATGGGCTGATATTCATCATCATTCTCTACTCCCTGGTCAGCCCCGGCTTTCTGACAACGAGAAACATCTTGACCCTTCTAATCCAAGGCTCCATGTTACTCGTCATCTCACTGGGTATGACCCTTGTAGTACTCAGCGGTGGAGTTGATCTCTCCTTGGGTGCCTTGCTGAGTCTCTGTGGTGTCGTCATGGCAATGATGCTTGTAAGCGGCCAGAGCCTGTTTATGGCCATAATAGTCACATTACTGGTGGGGGTCCTATGCGGCTTGACCACGGGTACTTTGGTTGCCCGTTTTGGGCTGCAACCCTTTGTGGCCAGTTTCGGTATGCTTGGCGTATGTGAGGGAATTGCCCTAGTCTTCACGGACGGTTCTTCCATTATCGTACGAAACCCTTATCTCCGAAGCTTGGCTGCCAGTTATCTCATGGGCATTCCCATGGCTGGATGGTTCGCAGGTTTGTGCTTTGTTGCCTTCTACGTAATCCTGTATAAGACGAGATTCGGTGCGTACGTCTACGGCATAGGAGGAAATGAGGAGGCTACAATTCTTTCAGGGATTCGGGTAATACGCTACAAGACAGGTATCTATGTGCTTGCGGGCCTATCTGCTGCAATGGCTTCCCTTATTATGACCGGCCGCCTAAATGCAGCTCATCCCTTCGTTGCCATCGGCTATGAATTCGATGCGGTGGCTTCTGTAATTGTTGGAGGGACTGCCTTCGAAAGAGGCAGGGGAGGCATTTGGGGGACACTAGTAGGCGTTGCCTTTATCAGTGTATTGAGGAACGGCCTTAACATAATTGGGGTAAACCCCTTCGCACAGGTCCCTGTGATCGGAGCCGTTATTATACTGGCGATAATCCTGGGCAAGGCACAGAAGCGGTGAGGAGGGGGAGCATGTCATCACGCAGGTCCAATGTCAAAGGTATTTTGCTGAGGTCTGCCAGGATACTTGTCCTCGTTCTCCTGGCACTGGTAATAACAACCCTGAACCGCGATTTCGCCACCATGTCCAACCTTCTCAACATCCTAAGGTGGGGCTCTGCCGCAACGATTCTGGCCGCTGGTCTAACGCTCGTGGCGATTACTGGTGGCATAGACCTCTCCGTAGGTTCAGTATTGTCTTTGTCTGCATGTGTAGCGGCGTACCTGATGACTCAGACGGCGATAGGATGGCCGCTTGCCGTGGCAGGTGCGCTTGCAGCCTCGGCTTGTGTAGGCGTGGTCAACGGGATACTCGTCACTTTCGCGGGGCTACCCCCCTTTGTAGCCACCTACGGAATGCTATGGGTCGCGGCGGGGCTGGCTGGTCTCTTGATGCGGGGCTCGGTGTACTACGGGTTCCCCAAGGGTTTCCTTTTCCTCGGCGCCGGGCATCTCTTGGGTGTTCCGTTACCCGTATTCCTTATGGGAATACTGGTCGTTGTTCTGACCTTCCTTCTTCAGAAGACCACCTACGGGAGAGAACTCTACGTAATCGGCTCCAACATACGTGCTGCCCGTCTGGCGGGCATCAAGATAGACAAGGCGAGGATTATTGCCTACTGCATTAGCTCTATCTGTGCTGGAATGGCTGGTTTACTCTACATCGCCCGGCTCAACGCCGCAGACTCAGCCACTGGGGAACTCATGTTGCGGCCAGCCATCGCTGCTGTGACCGTAGGGGGCACCTCGCTTCTGGGTGGCTTGGGTTCGGTCACAGGTACAGTAACCGGAAGCTTCATAATGACCGTGGTATTGGCAGGCATGAACATACTCAACATATCCTCGTTCTTGCAGCCCACTGTTACCGGTGGCATTCTCATTGGCACAGTCATAGCGGATGTAGCCATGAGGCGCCGGGAGACCATGGAGGAAGACGTGTTCAGTCTGTTCCAGAACCTGGCTGGCAAGGGGTCTGTGGAGTCAAAGAAGGGGGGGTGACACATGAGACGGTGATTATTCGGTGGTTCTGCGGCCAAACAACACAGAATTCAAGGGGGGTTCAGTTGTGCAAAAGCAGCGCGCAAGCATTGTATTCAGGCTGACCATGCTGATTCTGGTTGTTGCACTGGTGGTCGCAGTGTCTGGCTGCGGAGGTGATTCGGCTCCGGAACCGGCACAAGAAGAAGAGCCAGCCGGTCCTACGCCCAAAGACAGCTACACCATAGCGTTCATGGTTAAGAACATGTTTAACCCGTTCTGGAAGCTGTGTAAGATCGGCGCGGAGAAGGCCGCTGCAGAAACCGGCAAGGTTCGGATTGTCCACTACTCTCCGACAAAGCCTGACAACATCGAGGAACAAACCCGCATGGTTGAGGACATAACCCAGAAGTTCCTTGCTGGCGAAATCGACGGTATGGTTTTCGTTCCAGTGGACTACAAGGCTTTGGTTCCCGCCCTCAACGAAGCGCTCGATGCCGGGATGCCCATAGTAATCTACTGCAACAACATGGATGATTTCGCACAGAACGACAGGTACATAGCCTATGTGGGGCAGAACGACTACGAGTTGGGTAAAGCCATTGCCGAATATGCTTTTTCCAAGGTTGATTATAGTGGCAAGGTAGTGATAATCGAGGGAGTGCCAGCGGCGATCACTAATATCGATCGAATGCGTGGTTTTCACGAAACCCTTCAGAAGTACCCAGACATGGAACTCATCGCATCACAGACAGGGCAGTACCGCAGAGTTCCGGGGATGCAGGTCATGGAGAATCTCTTGCAGACTCATCCCCAAATTGACGTGGTGCTGTCTGCCAACGATGACATGGCTCTTGGCTGTATTGAGGCCATTGAGGCCGCCGGAAGGCTGGGAGAGATGGTTGTGACCGGTATTGACGGCATACCTGATTCCCTAGCCTCCATTAGGGCTGGCCGACTTACGGCCACCATTGATTATTCTGGGTTCAGGCAGGGATATAACAGCGTTCACATGATTGTGAAGGCCCTTGACGGAGAGCCAGTTGACCGATTGATCATGCTCGACTTCACCGTAATCACCCAGGACAACATCGAGGATTTTCTAAGGCAACTCGACGAGATTGGGCAGCCCTATTAGGAAAGAAGGGCCGGGGGGCGACAGGAAAACCGCGCTCCGGCCCAACCTTTAACCTTTCACATCCCCACTTCTTCCAGTGAATACGGTCCTATGTGTGATTGGAGGGTGTCAACATGGCTGTGTTGGTTACAGGGGGCTCGGGATTCATGGGTTCCCACCTCGTAAAGGCCCTTCTTGGCAAAGAAGACGTCGTTGTGGCCTACGACAACTTCTGGGCAGGCTCCCCGAAGAACCTGGAGGGCCTGGAACGAGTGGTTCTCTGTCCAGGCGACATCCTGGACATGGGGCACGTGATTCGAGTATGTCAGAAGCATGGAGTAACCCGAGTGATCCATGGAGGAGCCATTTCCTCGCCTGTTCCGGCCATAACCCAACCCGTGGTAGCCGCCCGGGTCAACATTGAGGGGACCATCAACGTTCTAGAGGCTGCTGCTATCCTTGGAATGGAACGGGTTGTGAATATTAGTACGGAAGAGGTTTATGGTCCGTACGTGGCGGATCCGATGGATGAGGACCAGCCCAAGAACCCTGTCACACCCTACGGTGTAACAAAACTCGCATCAGAAGGTTACTGTGCCCAATACCGCAAGATATACGGGCTGGATGTGGTAACTGTTAGGCCCTCATGGGTCTATGGACCTTCCTTGCCCCGAAAAAGGCCTCCCAAGCTATTCATCGAAAACGCCTTAGATGGGATTGAAACCATATTAACCTGCGGTCGCGACCAGTGTCTGGACAATAGCTACATCGACGATGTGACTCGAGGGATCATGGACTTGCTGTACTCGAAAAGATTGAGACATACAGTGTACAACATCGCCAGCGGGGACGGCCGTACCATCGGCCAGATGGCTGACATAGTCAAGAGTCTCATTCCAGGCTCTCGTTTTGTCATTGGAGGAGGTACCCTCTGTTATCAGCACGGCTTCCACATGCATCAGAAGGGAGCGCTGGACATCACCCGGGCCCGCGAAGACCTTGACTACTCCCCCAAGTACTCCCTAGAAGATGGATTGAAGGCCTATGTCGACCACCTCAAGGCCGAAAAGCGGGGGGTGTAGACCGATGAAAGCTGTGGTGAAGTCAGCACCTACTCCAGGTCATCTGGCGTGTATCGAGATGCCAATGCCCATTGTCAAGGAGAAAGATGTCTTGATCCGTGTAAAGGCCGCGGGTATCTGTGGAACAGACCTATCCCTCTGGGATTGGAAGGAAGCGGTGGCAAGAACCTACAGCATCTCTAGTTTCCCAAAGGTTCTTGGGCACGAGTTTTCCGGCATAGTGGAAGAATGCGGCCCCGGGGTCGATGGCTTACGCCCCGGTGACAGGGTGGTGGTAAACCCTGTAATGTACTGTGGCAAGTGTAGCTACTGTGCGGCCGGTGCCGTGGCGGTCTGCGAAAACAGGCCTATGCTGGGCGCGGAGCTTGATGGTGGGTTCGCAGAGTTTGTGTCAGTGAGGGCGTCAAGCGTTATCCCGATTCCTGAGTCGATTTCCTATGAATCTGCTGCAGTCATAGAACCTCTTTGTGTTGCGATCCAGGCTGTGGAGAAGGTTCCGCCCGCTTTTGGGGATGTGGCCGTAGTGGTAGGCGCAGGTCCTATAGGGCTGCTGATCGCTCTGGTGCTTAGTACTAGCTACACCAGCAAGGTGCTGGTTACGGGGCTCAAATCAGATGCTGAAAGGCTGGGTGTGGCTAGACAGATGGGTGCCATCCCAGTCAACTTGGATGAGGAAGACCCCCTCGAGCTGGTGAGGAATATGACAGGGGGTGCCGGAGCTGATGTTGTGTATGAGGCGGCGGGACATCCCGTAGCGATACTTCAGGCCATCGAGATGGTGAGGCCCCGAGGCTCAGTGTGCCTGGCTGGTCTTCCGGGTCTTCCCACGGAAATACCCACAGTCAAGGTTACCTTTCAGGAGAAGATGCTGGTTGGAACTAGGGCAACGGCAGTGGGCAATTGGGCCCAGGCAATCAGGATGATCTCAGCGGGGAGAATTGACCCCACTGTTGTGGTTAGCCACAGGTTTTCCCTAGCTGAGGCTGAGGGGGCTTTCCATATGGCTAAGAACCGCCAGGGCATTAAGGTACTACTCATTCCTTGAAAAGCCCAATTAGGGGGTTGGGTTAATGGCCGAGGTCTATCGCCTCAGGAATGAAGAAGTCTACGAGGCGCCGGAGTCGGAGTTGAGGAGGTTTGCCCGCTTTTTCGTGGATTCCTCCATTGCCCCGAACGCGCGACTGGACGCCGGTGTATTTGACTATCCACCTGGCGCGGCCTGCCACGAGCATGTTCACGAACAGGCTGATGAAATATACTTCGTGCTTCAGGGCGAGCTGAGAAGTGTAGTTAACGGATTAGAGCACCGAATTGGACGAGGAGACTTGCTTTACATCCATGCGGGGGAAGTGCACGTTACCGACAACCCTACTGGGGAGTATACGTCCTTCTTTGCTGTCCATGTGCCATGTGTGGAGGATTACGATGAGTTCAGGAGGTCTTGGCCTAAGCGGCTGAACGTTCCGGAGGAGGCCTGGTAGCCATGGATCTGAAACTAGGAGGATGCACCTATCCCTATCTATACAGGTTGTCCGTGGAGGAGGCCTGCCAGTCCCTGGCAAGACTAGGATTTCGCTACGTTGAGCTGATGTCCACTCCCCCACACATATGGGTAAGGGGGATGGACGGGGCCGCTAGGAACCGCCTGAAGAAGGTGATTGAAGACAACGGTATGGAAGTCGTAGCTATCAACCCCACCTTTCTCGACATCAACATGACGAGCCTGAACCCCGCCATGCGGGAGGAGGCCATCGTGCAGATGACGGAGACCCTGGATCTTGTGGCGGACATCGGAGCAAAGATCGCCGTGATCATGATCGGCCGTCGCCATCCTCTCATCCCGGCTCCGATGGAATTGACATGGAGGAGCGCGAAGGAGGCCGTGCTCCGGTGCCTGGATGTGGCGGAGCGAAGGGGTGTTGTCTTCGGTCTGGAGATCACACCGGCACTCTTCATGAACACCTCCGAAGATATCGTCAAGATGACGGAGGAGATCAACAGCCCCAGCCTAAAGGTGGTATACGATGTGGCCAACGGGCTGATGTCTGAAGACCCGGCAGAGGGCCTCAGGAGGATTGCTCCCTACCTCATTCATGTCCACCTATCGGATTCGACTCCGGACCGCTGGGGCCACTGGCCAGTAGGAGAGGGGAGTGTGGATTTCGCCGGTACCGCCAAGGTGCTCAGGGAGATCGGGTACGAGGGTGTGAGCATCCTGGAACTCACGGAGTGTGACGACCCTGATGTCAAGTACAGAGAGAGCGTGGAGAGGCTCCGAGAATACGGATGGTGCTTGTGATCACGCTCAGATTGCCCTACGGCAAGACGGAGGTATCCGCCAAGGTTTCCAGGCAGCACTCCGTTCACCTTTTGGAGGCCAAGGAGAGGAGGCCTTCCGACGGGGCGGCCGAAATCAGGAGAGCGTTGGAGAATCCTGTGGGGAGCCCTAGGCTAAGGGACCTCGCGAAGGGTGTATCACGGGTAAGCATCGTGGTTAACGATATAACCCGGCCCACATCGACCAAGGCCATTCTAAAGGGGATCTGCCGCGAGCTATGGGGTGCCGGGGTGCCCCTGGATGGGGTCACCGCAATTGTGGCCACGGGCACTCATAGACCCGCAACCCCTGGCGAAATCGAAGACTCACTTGGCCCCGATCTCTCCCGGAGGCTGAAGGTTCTGAACCACCGGTGTTCCCACGACGACGAAGGCGAATACCTCGGCCATACCGCCCGTGGGGTTCCGGTAATCGTAAACAGGGCTCTCGTTAGATCGGAGCTCCGCATACTAACGGGCGTCATCCTTCCCCACCACTCCGCCGGGTACAGCGGCGGGAGAAAGAGCGTGCTCCCGGGGGTGAGTGGACTCGAGTCTATAAGGGTTCACCACTCCCTAGGCATCAGACCGTTCTGGCCTAGCCCAGGGTACCTTCACGGGAATCCCTTTCACGAGGAAGCCGTGGAGGCCGCGAGGATGTGTAGGAGTGACTTCATAGTTAACGTAGTACCTGCCACATATGGCGGCGTACACAAAGCCTTCAGCGGCCACCTGGAGGAGGCGCACATGGCTGGAGTCGCCGTGTGCGAGCCCCTGTGCCGTGTCACGTGCCCTGAGATGTCTGAGATAGTGGTGGTGAGCCCGGGAGGTTACCCGCGGGACCTCGACCTCTACCAGGGCGTAAAGGCACTCTGTACTGCAGAGATGGTGGTGAAGCCCGGAGGAACGGTCATTCTGGTCGCTGAGTGTGGTGAAGGTGGCGGCGATAGAACCTTCGCTTCCTGGATGAAGGAGTGTTCGAACCCTGCTGGCGTAATCGGGAGGTACCGGGAGGAAGGGTTCCGGCCCGGGGCTAACAAAGCATTCATGCTGGCCAGGGCCCTTACAAGATGCAGGGTCCTGGTGGTTACCCAGGCAGTTACAAGGGGTGAGCTGGAGACCTTGGGCCTAGGGCATGCGGACACCCTCCAGGAGGCCTTGAACATGGCCTTGGCGGATCACCCGGAGTGCCGTAGCCTCACGGTGATCCCCCGCACCAGCCACATCATTCCACAGTTTTCTAACGACGGTGAAGGAGCAGATCCAGAAAAGAAAGGAGGTGAGCCCCTGCTGGCCTAGCTGGCAGTGGCGTATGGGTGCCAGGAGGATACGTTGGAAAGTTCGCCAGGATCGATCTGACAAGAAGGAGAGTGGAGACCTTTTGCCCCGATGAGGAAATACTCCGGGGCTTCATAGGCGGGGGAGGACTGGGGGCCAGGATGCTCCAAGATGAGACCGGCCCAAAGACCAACCCCTTGGGACCAGATAATCCGTTGATGCTTTTCACGGGACCCCTGACAGGGACCAGGGCCATTACATCCAGCCGTTACGCTGTGGTGGCGAAGTCACCTCTCACGGGCATCGCTGGCGAGGCCGACTCAGGAGGGTACTGGGGAGCACTCCTGAAATTCGCGGGTTACGACGGGCTGATGATTACCGGCCAGGCCGAAAGCCCCGTCTATCTTTGGGTCCATGACGGTGAGGTCGAGATACGGGACGCGGGCCACCTCTGGGGGAAGGACACCTTTGAGGTGGACGAGATCATCCGGGGTGAGACACACAAGAAGGCCAGCGTTGCATCGATTGGGCAGGCAGGGGAGAATCTTGTTGCCTTTGCGTGTGTGATGAATGAGGGCAAGCACTCTCGCGCCGCTGGACGGACCGGCCTTGGGGCGGTGATGGGCTCCAAGAAACTAAAGGCCGTAGCCGTCCACGGCAAGGACTCACCGAAGGTAGCGGATCCAAAGGCACTCGGAGATTCGGTGAAAGGGCTGGCTCCGGTCATCGTAGAGAAGATGAAACGCTACACGCTCCTGGGGACTCCAGGGGGTGTGGTCAGCAACGCCCTTATCTCGGACCTCCCTGTGAAGAACTGGACGATCGGGGATTGGGTGAAAGACGCTGAAGTCATTGGTGGCGAGAGGATGGCCAAGACGGTGCTGGTGGGGCGCTATTACTGCCGGGGCTGTGTCATAGGGTGTGGACGTACCGTTCGGGTAGACAGTGGCCCCTATAAGGGCGTGGACGGTGGAGGTCCTGAATACGAAACCCTAGCAGGGCTCGGTTCCTTGTGTCTTGTGAATGATCTCGAAGCGATATGCATGGCCAACGAGCTATGCAACCGCTACGGGATAGACACCATCTCGGCAGGAGGGGTAATTGCCTTTGCCCTTGAAGCCTACGAGAAGGGCTTCCTGACAAAGGGTGATACGGGCGGCCAAGAGCTCCGATGGGGGGATCCCTCTGTGGTCCTGGACCTTGTCCGGAAGATTGCCTTCCGGGAAGGGATCGGTGACCTTCTGGCCTGTGGCGTGAGAAAGGCTTCAGAGGAGCTGGGGAAGGGTACGGAAGGGTTCGCCATCCACGTGAAGGGACTCGAGCCAGCCTTCCACGACCCCAGGGCCATGTCGAGTCTAGCCGTGGGCTACGCCACACACAACCGCGGGGCCTGCCACAGGGGCAACAGTCATGCCCTTGAACGCTATACTATCCCGGATATCGGCCATACCAGGGTGCTCGGTAGGATGGAATCCGGTGAAAAGGGCACCAAGACCGCTCTTCTACAGAACTACTCGGAACTCTTCAACTCCCTCAAGCTCTGCCAGTTCCTCTTTTCCTGTGTACCTGCTAGTTCCATACTGGGGTGGGTGCGCGCCGTCACCGGATGGGACATGGAGATGGAAGAGTTCTTGCAGGCAGGAGAAAGGATCTTCAACCTGAAGCGCCTATACAACATGAGGCACGGGGTATCTAGGAAGGACGATACGATACCTCACAGGATCGCTACCCTCAGGTTTGCTGACGGTGGCTCCAAAGATTTCGTCCCGGATCTCGAGCCCATGCTGGAAGAGTACTACAAGGCCAGGGGATGGGATGCTGATGGTGGCCCCACCAGGAGAAAACTTGCGGAATTGGGCCTTGAACATGATGCCCCTCCAAGAGGTGCTTGAGAGAGGGTGCCTAGGCGATGGGACTAGGGGAAGAGATCGAGATCTCGGTGTGAGGTACTGGCCTGGGGCTCTTCTCACACCGGTTCAGCGAGCTCAGGGAGCAAGACCCAACAACGTCATGGTTACTCCTGAGTTCGGGCCTAGGACGATCTGGTCCCTGTCACTGCGGGGTGCCTTCCCCGAGGTCCCTTGGTCTTAGGGGAGGAGTGTGGGGCTTTGTTTTGGACCTACGGCCCGGCGCCATGCAGGGCATCAGCATTCAGAAGGGTGACAGGGCGAGGATGGATCCCGTCCTTGACAAGACGAGTGATACATGGGGAGAAGGGAATGGAGCATTTCTGGTCGGAGCAATGCATCTGGGTGTACGCCGGGGGCCAAGGAGGGCGTTCCAACGGCAGCTGAGGGTGCCCAGCGGCACTATCTGATCCTCTGCACACTTCTGTTCTGGGTGTCGCTGTACTTGTACGTTCCGGTCCTGCCCTCTTTCACCGAGAGGCTCGGGGGCACCCTGAGGACCGTAGGGGTGGTCATAAGCCTCTATGGTCTGACTCAGCTCATCCTCAGGATACCTCTAGGAATACTCTCGGACCGGCTGGGGCGCAGGAAACCCTTCGTGGTGATGGGGTTCTGGATCTCAGCGCTGAGCGCCCTGGGAATGGGGCTCTCCCGCGGTACCGCCTCATTGGGTTTCTTCCGGGGTCTCTCGGGTGTGGCGGCTACCATGTGGGTGGCCTTCACCATACTCTACGCCTCTTTCTTTGGAGCGGATGGCTCAGCCAAGGCCATGGGCCAGCTGAGTTCTGGCATGTCAGTGGGTCAAATGCTAGCAACCTCTGCTGGGGGGTACCTTGCGCAGGAGTATGGGGTACGT
The DNA window shown above is from Bacillota bacterium and carries:
- the larA gene encoding nickel-dependent lactate racemase, with the protein product MVLVITLRLPYGKTEVSAKVSRQHSVHLLEAKERRPSDGAAEIRRALENPVGSPRLRDLAKGVSRVSIVVNDITRPTSTKAILKGICRELWGAGVPLDGVTAIVATGTHRPATPGEIEDSLGPDLSRRLKVLNHRCSHDDEGEYLGHTARGVPVIVNRALVRSELRILTGVILPHHSAGYSGGRKSVLPGVSGLESIRVHHSLGIRPFWPSPGYLHGNPFHEEAVEAARMCRSDFIVNVVPATYGGVHKAFSGHLEEAHMAGVAVCEPLCRVTCPEMSEIVVVSPGGYPRDLDLYQGVKALCTAEMVVKPGGTVILVAECGEGGGDRTFASWMKECSNPAGVIGRYREEGFRPGANKAFMLARALTRCRVLVVTQAVTRGELETLGLGHADTLQEALNMALADHPECRSLTVIPRTSHIIPQFSNDGEGADPEKKGGEPLLA
- a CDS encoding aldehyde ferredoxin oxidoreductase family protein, producing the protein MPGGYVGKFARIDLTRRRVETFCPDEEILRGFIGGGGLGARMLQDETGPKTNPLGPDNPLMLFTGPLTGTRAITSSRYAVVAKSPLTGIAGEADSGGYWGALLKFAGYDGLMITGQAESPVYLWVHDGEVEIRDAGHLWGKDTFEVDEIIRGETHKKASVASIGQAGENLVAFACVMNEGKHSRAAGRTGLGAVMGSKKLKAVAVHGKDSPKVADPKALGDSVKGLAPVIVEKMKRYTLLGTPGGVVSNALISDLPVKNWTIGDWVKDAEVIGGERMAKTVLVGRYYCRGCVIGCGRTVRVDSGPYKGVDGGGPEYETLAGLGSLCLVNDLEAICMANELCNRYGIDTISAGGVIAFALEAYEKGFLTKGDTGGQELRWGDPSVVLDLVRKIAFREGIGDLLACGVRKASEELGKGTEGFAIHVKGLEPAFHDPRAMSSLAVGYATHNRGACHRGNSHALERYTIPDIGHTRVLGRMESGEKGTKTALLQNYSELFNSLKLCQFLFSCVPASSILGWVRAVTGWDMEMEEFLQAGERIFNLKRLYNMRHGVSRKDDTIPHRIATLRFADGGSKDFVPDLEPMLEEYYKARGWDADGGPTRRKLAELGLEHDAPPRGA